The DNA region TAACTTCGAAATATCCTTTTGTTTCAATCGAAGATGGCTTAGCTGAAAATGACTGGGATGGATGGAAGATTCTTACCGAAAAACTTGGTTCAAAAATTCAGCTTGTTGGTGACGACCTAATGGTTACAAATTCGAAACTTCTACAAAAATCAATCGATTTAGGTGTCGCGAACGCAATTCTTATTAAACCAAACCAGATCGGCTCTTTGACAGAAACAATCGAAGCTGTAAAATTAGCACAAAATAATGGCTACAATACTGTTATGAGCCACCGTTCAGGTGAAACCGAAGATGTAACAATTGCGCATTTAGCTGTAGGATTGGGCTGTGGGCAGATCAAGACTGGTTCACTCTCACGAACTGATCGAGTTGCAAAATATAATGAATTAATGCGAATTGCAGAAGCTCACCCAGAACTTGAACTTGCAAAACCTTTCAAAAAATAATAATTTAGAATAATTAAAAATCTCCAGAATCTAACTGGAGATTTTATTTTACTTTTAATCCTTAAGAACAACGCAATCTTCGCCTAGTAATCTCACTAGCTCTTTTGGCAAATCTGAATTTGAGTCAACTTTAAATGGCATTCGAATTGCAGATTTCTCAACCTCGCCGAGAACCAAAATTATCTCACTCATACCTGGGAATTTTCCACAGATCTTCTTTACTGAAAGCAATGATTCATGATCACTTGGATTTTTAATATGTACGAAGACTCTTTGTATTTTTTCAGCTTGATAGTTTTCTGCTGATCTCGACGGATTTGATGTCGACTTTTCTGAAGATCTATTCAAAACCGCACTGCTATTATTTTTAGGAGTAAATGCTTTTTTCTGTATATTTGAAACATTTTGCGAAACTGTTTTCGTTTGAGGAACTTTTCTCGCCTTTAAGTCATCTGCCCTACGACCAGTAGATTCATAATTTTCCAATTCTTCATCTGTTATTATCGAAACTGTTTCTGCTATAATCTGAGCATCAGATTTTAAATTACCTTCCCTATCGCGGGCGGAAATTTTTCCTTCAATTTTTAAAACCGCATCAATTTTAAGCTTTTCGCTAATTTCAGAATAAAGATTCGGGAAGATAATCACCTCTCCTTCAGAAGTTTTGTCTTCCATCTTCACAAACGCCATTTTTGTTCCAGATTTCGTTATAATCGTTCGAATATCAATCACAATTCCACCAATAGTCGCTTTTTGACCGTCAGTATTCGGTTGAACCTGTGAAAGTGGCTGAGTTTGCTCTTCGAAATATTTAACATATCTGTCGAGTGGATGCGCTGAGACGTAAAGCCCTAAAAGCTCACGCTCCCAAGTTAGACGCTCCTTGTCGGTGTGTTGTTTCGGCGCGTTGATTAATTCAATTGATGATTCAACTCGCATATCTTCAGCACCCGCAAAGCCGAATAAATCAGTCTGGCCTGAAAGTGCCTCTTTTTGAGATTTCGAACCATATTCCTGGATTCTTTCAAGATTAAAAAGCAAATCTGAGCGAGTTCCAAATTGGTCAAAAGCCCCAGTCATAATTAATGAATCCCAGGCCTTTTTATTAAATTGGCGGGCGTTAACACGTTTTGCAAAATCTAAAATTGAAGTAAATTTACCGTCAGCTTTTCGAGCATTCAAAACTGCATCAACTGCACCACTACCAACAGCCTTCACCGCTAAAAGACCAAAACGAATTTTATTCTCGTGTGGTACAATTGCAAAATCCTTGAATGATTCATTTACATCTGGACCAAGAACCTCAATTCCCATAGAACGGCATTCGGCAATCTCAATCGCTAAACGGTCGGTGTCATCAGAGTCGGCTGTCATTAATGCCGCCATGAAAGCATCTGGGTAATGTGCCTTAATATAAGCTGTCCAATAGGCAATTAAAGCATAGCACGCCGCATGCGACTTATTGAAACAATAGTTAGCAAATTCCTCCAAATGTTCCCAGAAAGCCTCAACTTTTCCTCGGTCGGCGTTAGAATGTTTTACTGCTCCTTCAATAAACTCGCCCTTCATTTTCTTCATCAAGTCGATTTTCTTTTTACCCACGGCCTTTCGAAGCGTATCCGCCTGACCACCAGTAAATCCGCAAACTTCCTTCGAAATCTGCATAAATTGCTCCTGATAAACCAAAATTCCATAAGTATTTTTAAGAGCATTCTCCATATGATCTTCATAGTAAGTAACTGGCTCTTCACCGTGTTTTCGAGCAATAAATTTTGGAATTTCGCTCATTGGCCCAGGTCGATAAAGTGCAACCATGGCGATAATATCTTCAAACTTTGAAGGTTTAAGCTCCCGCAGATATCGCTTCATTCCAGCGGATTCAAGCTGAAAAACACCGGTTGAATCACCACGAGCTAATAATTCATAAGCTTTTTTATCATCAAGGCCAAGTTTCGAAAGGTCAAGGTCAATACCATATGTTTTTTTGACAATTTTTTGCGCAGTTGAAATAATTGAAAGGTTTTTAAGTCCCAAAAAGTCCATTTTTAAAAGACCTAAATCTTCAACCTGGCCCATCGGAACTTGAGTTGCCACAACACCTTTTTGTGCCATTTCAAGAGGTAGATATTTCACCAAATCGTCTGGCGCGATCACAACGCCACAAGCATGAACACCGTGGTTTCGAATCGTACCTTCAAGCTGCATTGCAAAATCATAAACAGTTTTAGCAGTTGGATTAGTTTCATATTCATGCTTTAAATCTTGGTCATTTTCGAGCGAAACTCGAAGTGGTATATGGCGGCCTTGGTTTGGATCTGGAACTAATTTAGCCATACGATCGGCTTCAGAATAAGGAACCTCCAAAACTCGCGCCACATCTCGCACGGCGTTTTTCGCCATCATTTTACCAAAAGTCGCAATATTCGCCACACGATCAATACCATACTTATCAGTACAATATTGAATAACCTCATTTCGACGCGTATCTTGAATGTCAACATCGATGTCTGGCATTGAAATTCGATCAGGATTTAAAAACCTTTCAAAAAGCAAGTCATATTCAAGCGGATCAAGATCAGTAATATGCAGAGCATAAGCAATAATCGAACCAGCAGCCGAACCTCGCCCTGGCCCAAAAACAATTCCTTGAGACTTTCCCCAGTTAATAAAATCTTGCACAATCAAGAAATAACCATTATAACCCATTCCATCCAGAACACCAAGCTCCATATCAACTCGCTCAATAACTTCTTTCGAAAGTTTCTTACGAATTTCAGGAATCGTCATCTTCTTCACTTCATCAACAGGAATTCCAGCATATCTTTCACCTAAACCTTGAAAAACTAACTTATCTAAAAAGCCTTTTTCACTTTCTTCACCTTCTGGAAGTGGAAATTTTGGAATTAAAATCTTACCAAATTCAAACTCAAAATTAACTTTTTCTGCAATTTTTTTGGTATTCAAAATGATTTCAGGGTCAACTTTTCCCCATCGCTCGATAATATCTCTCGGGTCAGTGACAAAAAGGTCAAATTCTTTTAGACTCATTCGCTTTTCGTCATTTAAGTATGAGCCCGTTCCGACACAAAGAAGGATTTCATGCGCATCTTGATTTTCATGGGTTAAATAGTGTGAATCGCAAGTTACAACCATTGGAATATCAAGTTCTTCATGAAGCCTAAATAGACCGTCATTAATTTCTTTTTGAACCTCCCAGTGATTAGGGCATTCTGGGTGACCATGGTCTTGTAATTCAAGATAAAAATCTTCACCGTAAACCGATTTGTACCAGTTAGCGAGTTCTTTTGCTTTTTCGAAATCTCCAGCCCGAATTGATTCTGAAATTTCAGAACCAGCACAGCCACTCAAGCAAATAATGCCTTCTGAATGCTCTGCCATAATATCATGATCTATTCGCGGTTTATAATATTGACCCTCAACCCAAGCCTTGGTTGTAAGTGAGCATAAATTCTGCCAACCAATTTGGTTTTTTGCCAACAAGACTAAGTGATAACGCGGTTTATCGTAGGATGGATCTCGATCAAAGCGAGTTCGTGCTGCAACATAAGCCTCAATTCCTAAAATAGGCTTAACACCTTTTGAAGTTGCCTCTTTAAAGAATTCGATAGCACCAGACATTGTCCCATGGTCAGTTATAGCCACAGCTTCCATTCCACTCGCTTTAACATTGTCAACCAAATCGTCAATTTTAGTTAAGCCATCAAGCAGTGAGTGATAAGTATGCGTATGTAAATGCACAAAATCACTCGGAACAAGTTCTTCAAAAGTTTTTGTTGTTTTTATTTTCTCCTCCAATTCCATATATTTATATTATATCATACTCTCAATTATTTTTTCAACAAATCTCAACACGAAAAAACTCCACCGGTTAGGAGGAGTTTCTTATAATTCGGCACCGTGCTATTTTCCCACTTTCGTAGTATGCTCGCCGCTACTGGGCTTAACTTCTGTGTTCGGAATGAGAACAGGTGTTTCCCCAGCGCCATGGGCACCGAAAAAAGGTTTTGCGCTTCAACTCGCCACAAATTCCTAAGCGGTGAGCCAAAACCTCATTTCGATGTCCTTGGTATCATTTGGTAATGCCAAGATTTTAGATTGACTAGCGATTATCTTTGATAATCACCAAACACTAGTTAAGTCTACCATATTCACGCCAATAATACAAGATTATTTTAATGAATATGGACATAAAAAGGCGATTGGACTATTAGTACGCTTCGGCTAGCCTGTTACCAGGTTTACACCTTGCGCCTATCAAAACAGATCATCTTTCGTGTGTCCTCATGGGATTCCTAATCTTGGAGTCAGTTTCGCGCTTAATATGCTTTCAGCGCTTATCTTAACCGAACATAGCTACTCGACGCTGCGGCAGGTGGCCACAATCGATACACAGAGGTTCGTTCATCTCGGTCCTCTCGTACTAGAGACAAATCTCCTCAAGAATCCTTACGTCCATGCCGGATATAAACCGAACTGTCTCACGACGTTCTGAACCCAGCTCGCGTACCACTTTAATCGGCGAACAGCCGAACCCCTTGGAAGGTGCTCCTCAGGATGTGATGAGCCGACATCGAGGTGCCGACCGCGCCGTCTATGTGAACTATTGGGCGCGATAAGCCTGTTATCCCCAGGGTAGCTTTTATCCGTGTGCGCTGTCGATCCCACATTCAATGAACAATGTTCTTACAGCGGGTCACTTGCTCCGTGTTTCCACTCTGGTCGAATTGTAATTCTCGCAGTCAAGCTGGCTTTTGCGCATGCACTATCACTTCGATTTCCATCCGAAGCTGTAACTTTGAACGCCTCCGCTACTCTTTAGGAGGCAACCGCTTCAGTTAAACTACCCACCTCTACGGTCCCATTACCGGATAACGGCAATGGTAAGACAAAGACTACATCAAGGGTGGTATTTCACCTGTGGCTCCACAAATACTGGCGTATCTGCTTCAAAGCCTCCCACCTATGCTACACATGATGTAACCCGTGTCAATGTAAAGCTGTAGTAAAGCTCCATGGGGTCTTCTCGTCCTGGCATGGACGGACAGCATCTTTACCGCCAATGCACTTTCACCGAGTCCTTCGCCGAGACAGTGCCCACATGATTACTCCATTCGTGCGGGTCAGAACTTACCTGACAAGGAATTTCGCTACCTTAGGACGGTTATAGTTACCGCCGCCGTTCACTGGGGCTTCAGTTCGCACCGTAAAGCACTCCCCTTAACCTTCCAGCACTGGGCAGGAGTCAGCCCCTATACATCCACTTTCGTGTTCGCAGGGACCTGTGTTTTTGGTAAACAGTTCCGTGGGCTCTTTTGCTGCGGCCTCCGCATCGTTTGATACGAGTTTGCCACGTTCCAAGCTAAGCCATTTGACTTGTTCTATCTCGGTAAAGAGTTTAAGATACTCATATATACCATTAATCTTAACCTAATTGCTTGAAACACGACTCGCATCGAATGATGCGGAGGCAATTATCAAGTTACGGTCGCTGTTTTGCCGAGTTCCTTAGCGAAGGGTCTCTCGTAAGCCTGAGTCTACTCGACTCGAGCACCTGTGTTGGTTTGCGGTACGGGCGGCTATAACCACGCGTATATCTGCTTTTCTAGCCAGTACTTTCATCAAAATCGTTAATCCGTAGATTAACTTTCACTCCTTTTGCGTTCCCGCTAAGTTGGACGGATATATACCAATAATCCGCTTCGACTAATTTACCGTACACAGTATACAAATTATAACCGGTTCAGGAATATTAACCTGATGTCCATCGCCTACGCTGCTACGCCTCGGCTAGGCCGACTTCTTGAGGGATTATTACAGTAGCCCTGGAAACCTCGCTCTTACGGCCGAAAAGTTCTCACCTTTCTTATGGTTACTCATTCCAGCATTCTCACTTCCTAACGCTCCACCCAACCTTACGATTGAGCTTCACTGCCGATAGGAACGCTCCTCTACCACTCCGTTAAACCCGTAGGAATAACGAAATCCATATCTTCGGTATAACACTTTAGCCCCGTTACATTTTCCCGCAAAATCTCTTGACGAGTGAGCTGTTACGCACTCTTTAAATGAATGGCTGCTTCTAAGCTAACATCCTCACCTGTTTAGAAATTTCACCTTGTTTCCCACTTAGTGTTAATTTAGGGACCTTAGATGATGGTCTGGGCTGTTTCCCTTTTGAGCACCGAGCTTAGCCCCGATGTTCTAACTGCCATGGTACCACCAACGGTATTCGTAGTTTGTTAACGGTGGGTACAGTTGCCCCCAGTCGTTTACAGAGCTCTACCCCCGTTGGCTATATTACATGACGCTAGCCCTAAAGCTATTTCGAGGAGAACCAGCTATCTCCGAGTTCGATTGGCATTCACCGCTAACCACAAGTCATCCAAATGCTTTACTGCGCAATGGTTCGGTCCTTCACTGCGTGTTACCGCAGCTTCAACCTGCTCATGGTTAGGTCACCCGGTTTCGGGTCTAATCCCATGCACTTATCGCCCTATTCAGGCTCGCTTTCACTGTGGCTCCGTCACTTGACTTAACCTGGCGCATGAAATTAACTCGCTGGATCGTTCTACAAAAGCACGCCGTCACAGTATAAATACTGCTCCGACTCCTTGTAGGCACCTAATTTCAGGTTCTATTTCACTCCCCCCGGGGTTCTTTTCACCTTTCCATCGCTGTACTAGTTCACTATCGATCGTATATTATATTTAGCCTTGGCTGGTGGTCCAGCCGGATTCAAACAGGGTTTCTCGTGCCCCGTCCTACTCGAAAAAACATATATAAGGTCTGCGTCGTTTTCGCGTACACGGCTTTCACGTTCTTTGGCTAGTCATTCAAATTATTCTGCTAACCACGCAAATTTCTTACCTTACTAAAAGTTGATAGCCTTTTATCGCAAGTCAGACTACTCAACAAAGTTAAGCATTCTGACTTGGTCTTATGTAATTTCACAACCCCTTATTAAGTATTCGCCTATCAGCTTATCTACAAAGTAGAAACTTAAAAGGTTTGGGCTCTTCCAGTTTCGCTCGCCACTACTCCCAGAATCATTATTTATTTTTCTCTTCCTCACCCTACTAAGATGTTTCAGTTCAGGTGGTTCCCACTACACAACCTATGTATTCAGTTGAGAGCAACACGACATGACTCGTGCTGGGTTTCCCCATTCGGAAATCTCCGGATCAAAGCTTGTTGACAGCTACCCGAAGCTTATCGCAGTCTTCCACGTCCTTCATCGGTAATATACGTCTAGGCATCCATTGTGTGCCCTTGAGTACCTTTTATGCATTGACTTAACTAGTAATTGGTAACAACCAATACTTGCCGTCAATCTTAAATTCTTATCTTCTTTTACATCACCAAATTGTTAAATTTCTCGCTCCCATTTTAAGAGCAAAACCATAAGTTCAACTTTCGAAAGATTCGAACTCACTATCCTGATCTTAAACGCTTTACTATTATATATTTTTGAATATTTTTTGTCAATAGTTTTTTGCAATTTTATTTATTTTCTATTAAAATGCATTTTCTACTGATTTAATAAATATTCTCTCCTGAGAGGTTCAGGATGAACGTTCGCTAAGTAAATACTATTATATATTATTTTACATTTGAATGCAAGAGTTTTTAAAAGTTTTACAAAATAAAAACACTCCCTCTTGGGAGTTCTATGGTGGGCGATGAGGGACTTGAACCTCCGACCTCGTCATTATCAGTGACGCGCTCTAACCAGCTGAGCTAATCGCCCATATTCGGCTTTTTGCCAAAGAGAACTTTCGAAAAATATTCAAAAGCTTTCTTTGGTGGAGATACAGGGACTCGAACCCTGGACCCCTGCTTACAAACAGGTGCTCTAGCCAACTGAGCTATATCCCCAGATTTTAACGAATACTATAATAGTATATATTATTTATTAATAAAATGCAAGAGTTTTTTTCTTATTAATAAAAATAGCCAATCTTTCGAAAGGCTATTTAGTTTTAACAATTTAATTGTGCAATCTATCTCAATCTGTGGTAAATTTTAGTCTTACCTTTAGAAGGCTAAATTCGAAAGTAAAATTTACAGAAACTTTCGAAAAGACCGACCTAGCTTCAAAGGTTGATTTCTCAAACCTTTGGCATAACTCTCCCTAGAAAGGAGGTAATCCATCCGCACCTTCCGGTACGGATACCTTGTTACGACTTAACCCCAATCATCCCTCCCACCTTAGGCCCGACGAATCGGACTTCGGGTGTTAGTGACTTTCATGGTTTGACGGGCGGTGTGTACAAGACCCGGGAACGTATTCACCGCAGCATGCTGATCTGCGATTACTAGCGATTCCGACTTCATGCAGGCGAGTTTCAGCCTACAATCCGAACTGGGACTAGCTTTGATGCGATTTGCTTCACCTCGCGGCTTCGCTGCGCATTGTACTAGCCATTGTATCACGTTTCTAGCCCAGGACGTAAGGAAATACTGACCTGACGTCATCCCCTCCTTCCTCCCCGTTACCGGGGCAGTCTCAGTAGAAAAATACAACTACTGACAAGGGTTGCGCTCGTTGATGGACTTAACCAAACATCTCACGACACGAGCTGACGACGGCCATGCATCACCTGTCACTTGGCTCTTAAAAAGCACTCTCTCATTTCTGAAAGATTCCAAGGATGTCAAGACCTGGTAAGGTTTATCGGTTATCATCGAATTAAAGAACATGATCCACCGCTTGTGCGGGTCCCCGTCAATTCCTTTATGTTTTAATCTTGCGATCGTACTCCACAGGCGGGATACTTAACGCGTTAGCTTCGCTACTCAGGGGGTCGATACCCCAAACAGCTAGTATCCATCGTTTACGGCGTGGACTACCCGGGTATCTAATCCGGTTCGCTCCCCACGCTTTCGTGCCTCAGTGTCAGAAACAGCCCAGTAGCCTGCCTACGCCATCGGTGTTCCTTCTAATATCTACGGATTTCACTCCTACACTAGAAATTCCAGCTACCTCTTCTGCTCTCGAGTTCAACAGTTCGAATAATAATCTGAATGGTTGAGCCACCAGCTTTCACTATTCGCTTATTGAACCACCTACGCAACTCTTTACGCCCAGTCACTCCGGATAACGCTCGGATCCTACGTATGACCGCGGCTGCTGGCACGTAGTTAGCCGATCCTTATTCATAAGTTACTGTCATAATCCTCACTTATAAAGCAGTTTACAACCCGAAGGCCTTCATCCTGCACGCGGCGTTGCTCCATCAGGCTTTCGCCCATTGTGGAAGATTCCTCACTGCTGCCTCCCGTAGGAGTCTGGACCGTGTCTCAGTTCCAGTCTGACTGATCATCCTCTCAAACCAGTTAAAGATCGTCGACTTGGTAGGCCATTACCCCACCAACTATCTAATCTTACGCAGGCCGTTCCCAAAGCGCCCGAAGGCTTTAATCCGAAGACCATATGCGGTATTAGCACACCTTTCGATGCGTTATCCCTCACTTTGGGGTACGTTCCCACGCGTTACTCAGCCGTCCGCCGCTCGCCGACATTTTACACAAAATTCTTGAATAAATCTTCTCTTTCAACTAGAAGCTTCCAGAATTCAGTGTAAAACTCGCTGCCGCTCGACTTGCATGTGTTAGGCACGCCGCCAGCGTTAATCCTGAGCCAGGATCAAACTCTCCATAAAAAGAATTATCAAATTGATAATCTATAAAATAGACTGACGATAAATTTGCACAATTAAATTGTTAAAGTGTTCGCTAAACTCCGTTTTTTACTCCATTTGTTTAACGCTATACTATTTTACCTAATTTTTTTTATAATGTCAACAGTTTTTTGGAACTTTTTTAAAGTTTTTTCAAAAAAAGAAAACCTCGCATTTTTGCGAGGTATAAGGATTTTTCGAAAGCCAAAAATTATTCAAAAAAGCTCAAACTACGATATCCGATGAAACTACCATCTTCACCATATGCAGATTCACCAACTATCAATAAATCAGAAATTGTCCGGCCTTCAGCTCTTGCGGTATACGCAATCTCAAAATCTACAATATAGAGTATACCAACCTTGAAGGGCGGTAAATCTCTTATTTCAATAGATTCAACCTTTGACATTGGAACCCCTCCAAGTGCTCCATTGTCGGAGATCTCAATCTCTATTTTAGGACTATAACATTCTGATACAATTTTTAATATAGTTATATTGTCTTCATCTACAATATTAATTGTATGCTTCGTAAGATTAAAGATTTCAATATTGGCCATCATTATGACCTCCTTTTTTTCCATTTTTGCTTTTCAGCACCGAATCCATAATTTTTTATAGACTCAGCGCCAAAAAGCAAACTTCAAAAGAGTTTTTTAGCTTTCGAAAAATAAAATGTACGAACTATAACTTTTAAAAGCTTAATTCGTACATTATTTTAACATATTTCTTGAAAAAAGTCAATATACTAGAGATTTAACTCTGGGTAAATATCTTTCGTAATTTCTGAGATTTCATACTTCAATTGTGGGAAAGGTACGCCTTCGCGTGCAGTAACACCTTCGAAAATCCAAAAGACACGCTCTGAATATCCCATTCCACAAGCTGGCGGCATTCCGTATTCTAGCATCTCAACATAATCAATATCAAGCATCATCGCTTCATCATCACCGTTATCTCGCATTTTTTGTTGTTCAACAAAACGATTCAGCTGGTCAATTGGATCGTTCAATTCGCTAAATAAATTACACAACTCTGAACCCGCAATCACAACTTGTGCTCGCTGCGTCATTTCTGGTGAATCTGGATGAGTCTTTGCGAGTGGTGAAATAAATGTCGGCGTATTAACCAACCAAATTGGTCCAACAACATCTTTTCGAATATTTTTCCATAGTTTATCAATTCCACGAGCTTTATTTTCAGTCTGTTCAACCTCTAAATTATTAGCTTTCAAAGCCGCTTTAACTTCTTCAAGCGAACAATTGTAAGGATTTAGACCATATCGTTTTTCGATAGTTTCAGCATAATCCCATTCCTCCCACTTTTTCGAAAGGTCAACATCAAAACTACCAAGCTTAAATTGTAAAGTTCCAAAAGTTTGCTCCAGAACATATTTAAACATCTCTTCTTGAAACTTCAAACCATCTCGCCAATCCCAGTAAGCCGCATACCATTCCATCGCAATGTGCTCAGGCAAATGTTCATCTGAATAATTTTCATTTCGAAAGCGTGGGCCAAGATCATACACTTTTTCAAAACCAGCACCAAGCAAACGCTTTAACGGCAACTCATGACTAATTCGAAGATAAAATTGTGCATTATCAAGTGCATCCATATGTGTTACAAATGGATTAGCGTCAGCCCCACCAGTTGTATGTTCGAGAACGGGAATATTGATTTCAAAGAAGCCTCTTGCGTTCAAAAAATCGCGTGTTGCTTGCCAAAACTTCGAACGGCGCACAAAACGATCACGAACTTCAATATTTACGTTCATATCAACATAACGCCTTCGAAAACGCTCTTCCTTATTCGTAAAACCATCTTGCTCAGTTGGCATCGGGCGAAGAGATTTAGAAAGAAGCTTTAACTCTTGTGTTTCAACTGAAATTTCACCAGTTTTCGAACGAATCACTCTTCCGTTCGCCTGAACAAAATCGCCAACATCAAGTAGATTTAGATCTTTCAAACCAATTAGATTCTGATCTTTCGAGGTTTCAGCTATATTTTGAGCCGTGATAAAAAGCTGAATTTTCCCTGAAAAATCCCGCAGAACAATAAAAGCAAGTTTTCCAAATTTGCGAATTCCAGCAATTCGCCCAGCAATTTTCACTTCTCGGCCTTCCATTTTTTCGAAATTATTCACAATTTCGCCAGCCATTGCCGTTCGTTCGGTTTTGGCAGGATATGGATTTAGCCCAAGATTTTTAATTTCTTCTAATTTTCTCAATCGCTCTTCGCGTAATTCTTTCATTGTAGCCATAATTAACTCATATTTTAGCATATTTTCGATTTTTTTTCAATTTTATAAAAAATACTTGACTTTTTTATTTTTTAGTGATATTATATAAAAATCAGTCCACGGACTTAAAAACAGGAGGAATGCCAATGGCAGAAAATGCAGTACATTCATCAACCGGTGGCCGCCCACATCAATCTCAGCAAAAAGAATCTTCATCATCCTTGAATAGAGTTCCCCATTGGGACTCAGCTGAAGAGAGATAAGGATCCGCTGCACTTCACCCTCGAAAATTTTCGAGGGCTTTTTATTTGACTTTATTTATTTTTTATGTTATTATAGTGAAATCCCATAGCCGAAAGGCTTAAAATTATTGGAGGTACCTTTATGTTTCTTAGGCATGATATTGTACAGGTTCTATTTAGTAAAGACCAAAAAGGTAATTCTTGTATAACTATTGCAACAATAAAAAAAGTATTACCAGAACAAAAATGCGCTATTCTTGAAGGAGTAATATCTTATCGGGGAAAATTTCCGCTTAAAGCTTCAGAGTGTGCGTCCACCGTAGAAGAGGGTGCGAAAATCTCACTCAAGAGGCTTGTAAGAATTAATAAAAATGATATGCCCCCCATCTTGTCCATTATAGAATAGAG from Candidatus Saccharimonas sp. includes:
- a CDS encoding lysine--tRNA ligase translates to MLKYELIMATMKELREERLRKLEEIKNLGLNPYPAKTERTAMAGEIVNNFEKMEGREVKIAGRIAGIRKFGKLAFIVLRDFSGKIQLFITAQNIAETSKDQNLIGLKDLNLLDVGDFVQANGRVIRSKTGEISVETQELKLLSKSLRPMPTEQDGFTNKEERFRRRYVDMNVNIEVRDRFVRRSKFWQATRDFLNARGFFEINIPVLEHTTGGADANPFVTHMDALDNAQFYLRISHELPLKRLLGAGFEKVYDLGPRFRNENYSDEHLPEHIAMEWYAAYWDWRDGLKFQEEMFKYVLEQTFGTLQFKLGSFDVDLSKKWEEWDYAETIEKRYGLNPYNCSLEEVKAALKANNLEVEQTENKARGIDKLWKNIRKDVVGPIWLVNTPTFISPLAKTHPDSPEMTQRAQVVIAGSELCNLFSELNDPIDQLNRFVEQQKMRDNGDDEAMMLDIDYVEMLEYGMPPACGMGYSERVFWIFEGVTAREGVPFPQLKYEISEITKDIYPELNL
- the dnaE gene encoding DNA polymerase III subunit alpha; its protein translation is MELEEKIKTTKTFEELVPSDFVHLHTHTYHSLLDGLTKIDDLVDNVKASGMEAVAITDHGTMSGAIEFFKEATSKGVKPILGIEAYVAARTRFDRDPSYDKPRYHLVLLAKNQIGWQNLCSLTTKAWVEGQYYKPRIDHDIMAEHSEGIICLSGCAGSEISESIRAGDFEKAKELANWYKSVYGEDFYLELQDHGHPECPNHWEVQKEINDGLFRLHEELDIPMVVTCDSHYLTHENQDAHEILLCVGTGSYLNDEKRMSLKEFDLFVTDPRDIIERWGKVDPEIILNTKKIAEKVNFEFEFGKILIPKFPLPEGEESEKGFLDKLVFQGLGERYAGIPVDEVKKMTIPEIRKKLSKEVIERVDMELGVLDGMGYNGYFLIVQDFINWGKSQGIVFGPGRGSAAGSIIAYALHITDLDPLEYDLLFERFLNPDRISMPDIDVDIQDTRRNEVIQYCTDKYGIDRVANIATFGKMMAKNAVRDVARVLEVPYSEADRMAKLVPDPNQGRHIPLRVSLENDQDLKHEYETNPTAKTVYDFAMQLEGTIRNHGVHACGVVIAPDDLVKYLPLEMAQKGVVATQVPMGQVEDLGLLKMDFLGLKNLSIISTAQKIVKKTYGIDLDLSKLGLDDKKAYELLARGDSTGVFQLESAGMKRYLRELKPSKFEDIIAMVALYRPGPMSEIPKFIARKHGEEPVTYYEDHMENALKNTYGILVYQEQFMQISKEVCGFTGGQADTLRKAVGKKKIDLMKKMKGEFIEGAVKHSNADRGKVEAFWEHLEEFANYCFNKSHAACYALIAYWTAYIKAHYPDAFMAALMTADSDDTDRLAIEIAECRSMGIEVLGPDVNESFKDFAIVPHENKIRFGLLAVKAVGSGAVDAVLNARKADGKFTSILDFAKRVNARQFNKKAWDSLIMTGAFDQFGTRSDLLFNLERIQEYGSKSQKEALSGQTDLFGFAGAEDMRVESSIELINAPKQHTDKERLTWERELLGLYVSAHPLDRYVKYFEEQTQPLSQVQPNTDGQKATIGGIVIDIRTIITKSGTKMAFVKMEDKTSEGEVIIFPNLYSEISEKLKIDAVLKIEGKISARDREGNLKSDAQIIAETVSIITDEELENYESTGRRADDLKARKVPQTKTVSQNVSNIQKKAFTPKNNSSAVLNRSSEKSTSNPSRSAENYQAEKIQRVFVHIKNPSDHESLLSVKKICGKFPGMSEIILVLGEVEKSAIRMPFKVDSNSDLPKELVRLLGEDCVVLKD